Proteins encoded within one genomic window of Gadus macrocephalus chromosome 16, ASM3116895v1:
- the dpf1 gene encoding zinc finger protein neuro-d4, whose amino-acid sequence MLRYQTKLLVGDFPHELDVEEMEEDVPKRKNRTKGRVGHTCVGGMRKRQEANAIEDREKPYVCDICGKRYKNRPGLSYHYTHTHLADEEGEEDSERHTLPFQRKNNHKPKKAADGSVIANGYCDFCLGGSKKTGCPEDLISCADCGRSGHPSCLQFTVNMTAAVRTYRWQCIECKSCSLCGTSENDDQLLFCDDCDRGYHMYCLSPPMSEPPEGSWSCHLCLRQLKEKASAYITLT is encoded by the exons ATGCTACGCTACCAGACC AAGTTACTAGTGGGAGATTTCCCTCATGAGCTTGATGTAGAAGAGATGGAAGAAGACGTTCCCAAGCGCAAGAACCGTACCAAAGGAcgggtaggacacac GTGTGTCGGGGGCATGAGGAAAAGGCAAGAAGCCAACGCGATAGAAGATAGAGAAAAGCCTTACGTCTGTGACA tatGTGGTAAGCGCTATAAGAACCGTCCCGGGCTGAGCTAccactacactcacacacacctggcagaCGAGGAAGGCGAGGAAGACTCGGAGCGGCACACCCTGCCCTTCCAGCGCAAAAACAACCACAAGC CTAAGAAAGCGGCAGACGGTTCGGTGATCGCCAACGGCTACTGCGACTTCTGTCTGGGAGGCTCCAAGAAGACGGGCTGCCCTGAGGACCTCATCTCCTGCGCTGACTGCGGACGGTCAG GCCACCCCTCCTGTCTCCAGTTCACAGTGAACATGACGGCTGCGGTGAGGACCTATCGCTGGCAGTGCATCGAGTGCAAGTCCTGCAGCCTGTGTGGCACCTCCGAGAATGAT GACCAGCTTTTGTTCTGTGACGACTGCGACAGAGGCTACCACATGTACTGTCTGAGCCCCCCCATGTCTGAGCCACCCGAGG gGAGCTGGAGCTGTCATCTTTGCCTGAGGCAGCTGAAGGAGAAGGCATCGGCGTACATCACGCTTACCTAA